In Parabacteroides timonensis, the genomic stretch TTTGAACCTGTCCGTTGGTAAAGGTTGAAGCGTAAATACCTTTCTTCACGGTCGAGATCATTTCTTCTTCCGTTACGTTTCCGGCTTCCATATAAGTGGCACGCATACGAGGAATAGGCATTTGGCGAAAAGACTCGCGGCGACCGTTTCCCGTTGAAGGGATACCATAATGCTTGGCGCTGATACGGTCGTGCAGGTAACTTGTCAGGATACCTTCTTTCACGATATATGTCTTTTGTCCTTCCACACCTTCATCGTCGATGTTAACAGAGCCACGGTTGAATGGGATCGTGCCGTCGTCCACAACATTGATATGTTCGTTGCAGACCTTTTTGTTCAACTGGTCGGAGAAGATAGAGGTGTTCTTACGATTGAAGTCCGCTTCGAATGCATGTCCTATCGCTTCGTGCAACAGGATACCTGAACCTCCGGCACCCATTACGACAGGCATTTCGCCCCCTTTAGGTTTTACGGCCTGGAATAGGATAGCCGTTTTCTCTACTGCTTCCTTAGCTATTTCGCTGATAATATCGTCTGTCAGAAATTCGGCACCCATGCGGAAAGCACGTGAAGCGTATGAATTCTCAATCTTCCCGTTATCTTCCATAATACATACGGCAGCCAGTGTGACCATCGGCCGGTAATCATAATACATCTGTCCTTCCGTATTACAGAAAAGGATGTGCGAAGTCGTATCACCCAAAGATGCCATTACTTTATGGACACGTTTGTCGAGTGCAAATATCTGATCGTTCAACTTTTGCAGATAAGGCGTTTTTTCTTTAACGGCTATTTCGTCCCACGGAGTTTGTACACCGTAGAAGTTGTTGATGATTGGTTCTTCAGTCAGTTTGGCCGGCCCTTTTCCTGCTGTGCTATCGGCGATACGAGCAGCTGTACGGGCAGCTTTCAACATTTCATCCAATGAAATATTTTCCACATAAGCATAACCTGTCTGGTCTCCGGCAAGGACACGTACGCCCATTCCGAAGTCTATATTCGAAGAGGCACGGTTTACTGCACCATCTTGTAATCCTATATTGTTCCGGTAAGAATGTTCGAAGAAAAGGTCGGCATAATCTCCTCCCTTTTCCAACGCGGCAGTCAGCACCTTCTTCATATCATTCTCACTTAAACCAAAGTGGTTTAATGCAAATGAGATACCGGCAGCTTTGTCTTCAGTACTTCCGGCACAACCCTCTAAAAAAGAGGGAACCGCTATCGAACCAAGCATAACCATACCTCCTGTTTTAATAAAATCACGTCTGTTGTATTTCATGTTGTTTTACAAAATCTCTCTGTTCTCTTTAGCCCATTGCATCACATTTGCGGGCGGACGCTGGGCTAATAATTCTTTTTTCATAAAATCCATATAAGGAGCTACATGTTTAAAAAACTTCTTGTATCCTTTGCATAGATAGTTTAATCCCGGTTCGCCACTGGCTGTATGCAGGAAGCGGTTTTTAGGACATTCGCCGTTGCAAGCAAAAAGAAACTCACACTCTTTGCATTGAGTGGGGAGTTTATCATATTTGTCGGCCCCAAACTTCAGTTGGTGCTGGCTGTACATCATTTCCGTTAAAGTTTGCGTGTAGATATTCCCCAACTTATATTCGGGGAATACGAAGTGGTCGCAGGCATACAAGTCACCGTTGAATTCCATCACACCGGCATGTCCGCAGGTGCGTGCCAGGGTACATATACCCGGTTGTTCGCCTACCCAGTTTGCCAATGTTGCGTCAAACAGCTGGATGTAATAGTTGCCGACATCTTCTTTCAGCCATTCGTCGAAAATAGCACAGAGGAAATCTCCCCATTTCCCGGAATCGACGGAGAAAGAAGCCAGTTCGATATTGGCATCCTGCTGTTCCGGAGAGGTGAGTTTTGTCCCGTCCGTATGTGTCCCCAACCGTTCTACGATAGGGGCGAATTGGATAAAATGGCAATCCAGTTCTTTGAAAAATTTATAGAATTCGAGCGGATAATCGACGTTGTAATCGTTTACCACAGCCATTGCGTTATATTCAACCTGATGTTTTTTCAATAGTTCGATCCCTTTCATCACTTTGAAGAAGGAGGGAAGTCCCTGTCGGTTACGGCGGTATTCGTCGTGAAACTCCTGCGGGCCATCTATCGAGACACCTACGAGAAAGTTATTTTCTTTGAAGAAGCGGCACCACTCATCTGTAAGCAAGGTACCGTTTGTCTGGATGCAATTATCGATCTGTCGTCCACGGCCATATTTCTTTTGAAGCTCAAGCGCTTTCTTATAGAAACTGATCGGACGCATCAATGTTTCCCCACCGTGCCAGGTAAAAAGTACTTGTGGCATGGTTTGGCATTCCAGATAGTCTTTGATGAATTTCTCCAGCAATTGCTCGCTCATGATATGATTCTTTACCTCCGGATACAGTTTACCCTTCTCCAGGTAATAACAGTATTCACAGGCCAGATTACAGACTGACCCTACCGGCTTTAACATCACATAAACGGGTTTTGCAAATGGAGATATATAAGAATTATTCATGGTGTTTTAAAACGATTCGATTATAAATACACAAAGGTACAATTTCTCCGTGGATTTATCTGCAATTTTTACTCTATAAATTCAATATCAACGATCTTATTTGAGTTTTTTTCTGTAACGTTTGTAATCTGTTACGAAACCTTCACACAGCCAGTTTGCCAATGCCTGGCGGTTATCACTGAGAATGAAACGTTTCTGGTCAAAACTGTTTTGTATGTTGCCCAGTTCCACAAACACGGAAGGGGGAGTTGTTTTTCTTAAAACATACAATCCGCGCTGGCCTACTGTGCCTGTAAATCCGCGTCCCGGTTGATGTCTGTTATATTTATGCTCAAAAGTCGATTTCATGGTCTTTGCCAGGTGTTTGCTTTCAGAGTTTTTATCCTGATAATAGAAGAAAACATCTGTCTGGTGACTTTTACTGCGACTGTCGATATGCATGAAAATTGCGCGTTTGTAAAGCTCTTTATCCTTTTTGAATAATGAATTGATCTTTTCGCTCCGTTGTTCAAGGCGTCGCACCTGGTTGAACGGGATCGGGTCACCCATACAGGTTTCACGCTTGGTGTTGTTCAGGAAACGATCGTTACGGATACCGTCTCTGGCATCCTGGATAATGATATGCACTTTGGCGCCCCGCATAAGCAGATTACGCGCCAGGCGCAACATGACGTCGTAGGCATATTCGTCTTCGTGAAGTTCGACGTTCCCCATTTTCCCGATGGCTCCAGGGTCGGGGCCGCCATGTCCGCTGACCAGATAAAAGCAACAGCCTTTCAATTCGGAAGAGGTTACCTGATATTGAGCTAAATCCTTGCCAAATAAGGGCTCGTAATTTGGCTTCTTCGCCGCGGTAGCCGCTGCTCCCTTTAAAGGCGGCAAATGATATTTAACGCCCATTCTCAGCGAGTTCCCACTGCCGAGTCTAGTCTTGTTTAATTTGATAAATTCATCGTGATACTCTTTTCCTACACGGTTATGACGTTTCAGGAAAAGGGTAATTCCTTCTCCACTTTTAGGAAATGCTTTTTCCTGAGCAACAAGAGTCTCGTTGAATATAAAAAGCGTAACGAAGATTGATAGTATGAGTGTTATTTTTTTTGCAAACATGTTTTCCGGTTATAATGCGGTAAAGATAAAAAAAGATGTTGAATCACAGAAATGTCGAAAAAGAAAATGGCAGGAAGTTTTTGCTCTCCGTGGCTCTCTCGCACGCGTGTGTATGCGCATTGTTGCTGTTGTTATAATTTTCTTTTCTTTCCTTTACTTTTCTTTGTGTATTTTCTCAAAAATAAAATTTTCATCTTGGTTTGTGCAGAAAAACATACATTCGGGAGAAACTAAATTTTCTTCCGAATGAAATCGAAATTCCTTTCGGAAGAAATTAAAAATGGATTCGAATGGGATTTTATCTGATAAAAGCTTATTGTATTATTTAAACTTTACATACCCCAATTTCGTATATCGTATATTCCGCGACGTATAATGTTTGATTACCTTGGCAGAACGTATATGCAGTTTTTCTCCGATCCGGTAAGCGTGATCGGCATTACTTAATTTTCCGCTTTCGAGGCTCCGGTCGGTTGCCCGGATAGTAAAGAAAAAGAGATTACCCGACTCGTCGGCCGCTACGATCTTCTGATCGACATAAAAGTGGGTGGTTCCCCGGATTATACTGGTTTTGTAAGGATTGTCTTCAACCTTGATCCGTTGGATGGTAAGATGGATATCACTCAGTTTTTCGTCGATGGTCCCGACAAAACGGCTGATGGGCATTTTGTGTATCCTGGATGTGTTAAGATCCTGATACACCCATGAATAGGTGGCTGCTAATTCTTTAAAGCGCCGTTCACTTTGAACACGGGCTTCGTATTTGACGGCAATCCAGGTTACATATTTAGGATCGATGGCGGCTACTTCGAACAAGTGGTATCCGCGATATTTGCCGAAAGATATGATATCGTCGGCGTTATGGGAAATAGAATCGATACGCATTTTGATCGTCAGCTGTGCGAAAGAGTTGATTACCGCTTTCATCGCTTTCTCAACCGAGTTGATTACGTTGACATCCAAAGTCGAAAGGAAAATATTCGGATGATATTCCGCTCCGGGATTGTAGAACCATAGCGTATAATAGGCGGTCTTTTCATTGGGTAACATGATATAGTACATGCCTTTATCCGTATTTCTTCCTTCGTTAAACGTTTCCAGTTTATCAAGGACAAATTGTTCGATATAGTCTGAAATGTTACTCATAACTCATCCTCCTCATATTCTTCCCTAACAAATATATGAAAAGAGGATGAATTATCCTAATAAAATCGTGATTATTACAGGGAAGTAACCCCTTTTCCGATTATATCAAACGATTCTCCGCAAAGTATTTCCAAAGCGGGGCAGCGTGTATAGCCTGTTTGATCTGATCTGTTTCCAGTAGCTCCTTTACTTCGTCGAGCGTAAGGATATGGACGGTCAGGTCTTCCGTATCTTCCAGATGTTGGGTGGTGACTTGTTCGACATCGGTCGCCAGGAAGCAGTGGGTTAGATTTGTATGTGTTCCCGGATTGGCGGAAACTGTCATATATTCAGTCCATTCTCCGTTGCCAAAACCAGTTTCTTCCAATAATTCACGTTGGGCGGAAACGAGTGGGGAAGGGTCTTCCTTTTCGCAGACTCCTGCGCATAATTCGAAAGAGGTTTCGCCTAATCCATGACGATACTGGCGCACGAAGACAAATTTATGCTCTTTGGTAATTGCTATGACATTGATCCAGTCCGGGTATTCAAAAACATAATATTCCGGTATCTGGTTGCCGTTAGGAAGTTCTACACGTTCGCTACGGACTGTCAACCAAGGCTTACGGTGAAGATAGGTACTTTCAAGCACTTTCCATTTTCTATCATTCAAGTTTTTCATATATTTGTATCAAGTTTTTTTGTTACTTAAACTAACGGACAGCCGGATTGTTTATTATAAAAGTAGGAACCACTAAATTTATTATTCGATGAAGATACACGAATATCAGGCGAAAAAACTCTTTTCTGATTATGGAATACCGGTCGAACGGCATATTTTATGCAGTACACCGGATGAAGCCGTGGCTGCATTTAGCCAGCTGGGAGAAGAAAAGGTTGCCATCAAGGCACAAGTACTGACCGGAGGCAGGGGCAAAGCCGGCGGTGTGAAACTGGCAGGTAATGCAGAAGAAGCCCTTCGGTATGCAGAAAACATTCTAGGTATGACGATCAAAGATTATCCCGTAACCCGGGTAATTGTCAGTGAAGCCGTGAATATCCATCTGGAATATTATATCAGTTTTGTGATCGACCGTAATTCCCGCTCGGTCGTTTTGATGATGAGTGCCGAAGGTGGCATGGATATAGAAGATGTCGCTCATCGCACCCCTGAAAAGATCTTTCATTTCCGGATCGATCCGATGATCGGAATTCCGGATTATCTGGCCCGACGTTATGCTTTTACTTTGTTCGATAAGTTGTCGCAGGTGAATCAATTAGCTGGTATCATACAAAATATGTATCGTTTGCTTGTCGGGAAAGATGCTTCCCTTGTGGAGATAAATCCGCTGGTAATGACCCGTGAAGGAGTCTTGATCGCCATCGATGCTAAGATGACTTTCGATGATAATGCGTTGTATCGTCAACCTGGCGTATTGTCTCTTTTCGAACCAACGGAGGAAGAAAAGATAGAAGTCAGGGCGAAAGAAAATGGTTTCAGTTATGTGCATATAGGCGGTGAGATCGGCTGTATGGTGAACGGTGCCGGTTTGGCAATGGCGACAATGGATATGATTAAGCTTTATGGTGGCGATCCGGCCAATTTCCTTGATATCGGAGGAAGTTCTAATCCGGAAAAGGTGATTGAAGCCATGAAGTTATTGTTGAAAGATCCCAACGTAAAAGTGGTATTGATCAATATATTCGGGGGAATAACCCGTTGCGATGATGTTGCTTACGGTTTACTGAAAGCTTTCGAACAGATAGAGAATGATATTCCCGTTATTGTCCGCCTGACCGGAACTAACGAAAAGGAGGGGCGCGACCTGTTGTGCAATACGCGTTTTAAAGTGGCTGAAACAATGGGTGAAGCAACCCGGATGGCCGTAGAATTATCAAAAAACAGTAAGAAAGGATAGTCATCATGAGCATACTTATTAATAAATCAACCCGCTTGATCGTGCAGGGAATTACCGGACGCGACGGCCTTTTCCATGCGCTGAAAATGAAAGAATACGGGACGAATGTAGTAGGAGGGACTTCGCCGGGTAAAGGTGGAACCGAGATAGAACATATTCCGGTATTCAATACGATGTATGATGCTGTACAGCAAACACAGGCAAACACATCTATCATATTTGTTCCCGCCCGTTTTGCTGCCGATGCGATTATGGAGGCCGCCGATGCGGGCATAGGATTAATTATTTGTATCACAGAAGGAATACCGACGATAGATGTGATCAAAGCTTATCGTTTTGTACAGATGAAAGGGGCGAAACTGATCGGACCGAATTGTCCCGGCCTGATCTCGCCGGGAGAGAGCCTTGTCGGCATTCTTCCCGGAAAAGTGTTTACGAAAGGACATACAGGTGTGTTAAGTAGAAGCGGAACACTCACTTATGAAGTCGTTTATCATCTTACAGCTAATGGAATGGGGCAATCTACAGCCGTAGGAATGGGGGGCGATCCGGTCGTAGGACTTTACTTCCGTGAATTGCTGGAAATGTTTGAAAATGATCCTGATACGCATTCGATCGTGATGATCGGCGAGATAGGTGGCAACGCGGAAGAACTGGCGGCAGAATATATCCGCAAGCATGTGACCAAGCCTGTCGTCGGATTCATTGCCGGACAATCTGCCCCGCCGGGTAAACAAATGGGACATGCCGGGGCAATTATCTCCGGAGGAACCGGCACAGCCGTTGAAAAAATACGGGCGATGGAAGAGGCTGGCATACGAGTTGCCAGCGAGCCTTCTGAAATACCGGAACTTTTAAGTAATAAATAGCAACTTTATCCCTATCTTTGCACCTTCGTAAGAATGAGTAAATGAATAGAGATGATAATTTCGGCAGATTGCTGGCGTTGCTGTTAATCACGCTATGTATCTGTCTGGGGCTATATTACCTGCCGGACCAGTTGTTCGGACAGAAAATAAAAAAGGTTGACTTACTTTCGGATTTGCGGGTAAAGACGCAATCACTATCAATGGATTCATTGCGTAAGCAGCTTGAACAGCCGGATACGTTGCAGATAGACTCGGTTGCTTTGCGTGATTCGATTATCCGTTCTACGGGGATCGATTCGGCGGCACTGGCTTTGCGCGATTCTTTGTACAATGTGATGTATTCCGTTCAGGGAGCCGATTCGCTCGGTACGCATATCGAAGATTATTCGGTCGGCCATATCGGGTTGAAGCGCTTTTTTGCCGCACTCAAAAAGGGTAAAGAATTAAAACGTCCGGTTCGCGTTGCCTTTCTTGGCGACTCGTTTATCGAAGGGGATATTGTTGTTGCAGACTTGCGTTCGGCCTTGCAGAAAGAGTTTGGCGGCCGTGGAGTCGGCTTTGTTCCGATTGCATCAGTAGCCTCGCAATTTCGTCCGACTGTTGAACAGCACTCGGAGGGATGGCATACCTGGTCGATGTTGACCGATCATGATCATGGTTATACGCTTTCGGGTATGATGTTCGAACCGAAGGGAGAAAAAGCATCGGTTTCTGTTAAGACAACAAACCGTTATCCGGAGTTGCAGACTGTCTCTTCCCTGAAATTCCTGTATGAACAGAATACGGCAACCCGTATGAAACTGCTTTGTAACGGCGAATCGGATACAATCAGCGAACTATTGCCGACAACGACCGAAATAACCCAATACGAAAAGAAAGGAACATTTACCGAAGCTTCGTTCTCGTTTACAGAGACGGATGGTTTCCGGGCATTAGGTGTTGCGATGGAAGATAATTCGGGTATTGTGGTAGACAATTATTCTTTACGGGGTAATTCCGGAATAATTCTTGCCCGTCTGGACAGTGCCCGCTGCCGGAGTCTGAGTAAGGTGCGGCCGTATGATCTGATCATTCTCCAATATGGTTTGAATGTAGTGAGCGACAGTGTCCTGCATTACGGATGGTACAATAGCCGTATGACGGAGGCTGTTCGGCGTGTTCAGGTTTGTTTCCCGGAAGCAGATATATTGCTGCTCGGCGTTTCCGACCGCAGCCATCAGGAGGATGGCGCATTTGAAACTATGCCTGCCGTATTGGCTTTACTTCATACACAGAGACAGATTGCCCGTAAGACCGGTATCCCGTTCTGGAATACATTCGGGGGAATGGGTGGAGAAAACAGTATGGTTCGTTTCGTCGAAAATAACTGGGCGAGCAAGGATTATACGCACCTCAGTTTCCGTGGAGGACGCGAAATAGCTACGGCGTTATTAAAAGCATTATTGTTAGAAAAGGAGTTTTATGATGAAGCAGACAAAGTGGTTAATTAACCTGTCGGTCTTATCGGCATTGATTGCGATCACCGTAGGGGCGAAGAACCTTTCGCCAGCCCGTTCGTCTGTTCGGGATACAGGAATGGTTTTGCAGGATACACTGGCCGCACCGGACACTGTTGCGTTGCCTTCTGCCTCTTATAAGATAGGTGTTGCCGTCGATTCTATCCTGTTGCCTGCATCGGATAGCGAAAATGAATATGCTCCTTTAATGGACTTCTTCGCCGCGCTCGATTCATTACGTGCCGGAAAAGATACAGTCGTTACAATCGTTCAGCTGGGCGATTCACATATCCAGGCTGGCCATTACAGTGGACGTATGATGCGTCTTTTACAGCAACAGTTCGGAAATGCAGGGCGTGGCTGGGTGGCTCCTTTTAAATTGAGCAAGACGAATGAACCGGACGATTATTTTATTTCATCTGTAGCCAAAGAATGGGTTGCCGGACGTTGTATACAGAATAACAGGAAGGCTCCGATCGGGCCCGGTGGAATCGGCATCCAGTCCGTATCGCCTTCTATTAACTTCGATATCAGTATGGCTCCGAACAATGGGGCGGGATACTCTTTTAACCAGGCTGTTATTTACCGGGGAGAAAAGTCTATGCCGATGCTTCCTGCTGGTAAATTGAAAGATTCGATCAGGACTACTCTAAGTACGGCCTCGTGTGCACCGGGTGTTGTGGCCGATACATTCCGTATCTCGTGCCTGGCTGATACATTGCAGTTGCACAGTACCCGCCGGAAACAAGGGACGGATAATCTGTTGCCTGCTTCTTCTTTTAAGAATGTTTATTATGGTTTCAATCTGACCAATGGCCAACCGGGTATATTATATCATTCGGTTGGAGTGAACGGAGCCATGTTTGTTAATTATACAGACGAAAATTATGTCCGTCAGCTGGCTTTATTGAACCCATCGTTATTGATCATATCGCTGGGAACGAACGAGACGTTCGGCAGGCGTTTTACCCGCAATGAGTTCGCCGGACAGAT encodes the following:
- a CDS encoding TldD/PmbA family protein; this translates as MKYNRRDFIKTGGMVMLGSIAVPSFLEGCAGSTEDKAAGISFALNHFGLSENDMKKVLTAALEKGGDYADLFFEHSYRNNIGLQDGAVNRASSNIDFGMGVRVLAGDQTGYAYVENISLDEMLKAARTAARIADSTAGKGPAKLTEEPIINNFYGVQTPWDEIAVKEKTPYLQKLNDQIFALDKRVHKVMASLGDTTSHILFCNTEGQMYYDYRPMVTLAAVCIMEDNGKIENSYASRAFRMGAEFLTDDIISEIAKEAVEKTAILFQAVKPKGGEMPVVMGAGGSGILLHEAIGHAFEADFNRKNTSIFSDQLNKKVCNEHINVVDDGTIPFNRGSVNIDDEGVEGQKTYIVKEGILTSYLHDRISAKHYGIPSTGNGRRESFRQMPIPRMRATYMEAGNVTEEEMISTVKKGIYASTFTNGQVQIGAGDFTFFVKDGYLIENGKLTQPIKDINIIGNGPKALADITMVGNNYKMDNGTWTCGKDGQSCPVTCGMPSALVSKLTVGGEN
- a CDS encoding anaerobic sulfatase-maturation protein, with amino-acid sequence MNNSYISPFAKPVYVMLKPVGSVCNLACEYCYYLEKGKLYPEVKNHIMSEQLLEKFIKDYLECQTMPQVLFTWHGGETLMRPISFYKKALELQKKYGRGRQIDNCIQTNGTLLTDEWCRFFKENNFLVGVSIDGPQEFHDEYRRNRQGLPSFFKVMKGIELLKKHQVEYNAMAVVNDYNVDYPLEFYKFFKELDCHFIQFAPIVERLGTHTDGTKLTSPEQQDANIELASFSVDSGKWGDFLCAIFDEWLKEDVGNYYIQLFDATLANWVGEQPGICTLARTCGHAGVMEFNGDLYACDHFVFPEYKLGNIYTQTLTEMMYSQHQLKFGADKYDKLPTQCKECEFLFACNGECPKNRFLHTASGEPGLNYLCKGYKKFFKHVAPYMDFMKKELLAQRPPANVMQWAKENREIL
- a CDS encoding N-acetylmuramoyl-L-alanine amidase family protein — encoded protein: MFAKKITLILSIFVTLFIFNETLVAQEKAFPKSGEGITLFLKRHNRVGKEYHDEFIKLNKTRLGSGNSLRMGVKYHLPPLKGAAATAAKKPNYEPLFGKDLAQYQVTSSELKGCCFYLVSGHGGPDPGAIGKMGNVELHEDEYAYDVMLRLARNLLMRGAKVHIIIQDARDGIRNDRFLNNTKRETCMGDPIPFNQVRRLEQRSEKINSLFKKDKELYKRAIFMHIDSRSKSHQTDVFFYYQDKNSESKHLAKTMKSTFEHKYNRHQPGRGFTGTVGQRGLYVLRKTTPPSVFVELGNIQNSFDQKRFILSDNRQALANWLCEGFVTDYKRYRKKLK
- a CDS encoding exodeoxyribonuclease X C-terminal domain-containing protein, whose translation is MSNISDYIEQFVLDKLETFNEGRNTDKGMYYIMLPNEKTAYYTLWFYNPGAEYHPNIFLSTLDVNVINSVEKAMKAVINSFAQLTIKMRIDSISHNADDIISFGKYRGYHLFEVAAIDPKYVTWIAVKYEARVQSERRFKELAATYSWVYQDLNTSRIHKMPISRFVGTIDEKLSDIHLTIQRIKVEDNPYKTSIIRGTTHFYVDQKIVAADESGNLFFFTIRATDRSLESGKLSNADHAYRIGEKLHIRSAKVIKHYTSRNIRYTKLGYVKFK
- a CDS encoding NUDIX hydrolase, yielding MKNLNDRKWKVLESTYLHRKPWLTVRSERVELPNGNQIPEYYVFEYPDWINVIAITKEHKFVFVRQYRHGLGETSFELCAGVCEKEDPSPLVSAQRELLEETGFGNGEWTEYMTVSANPGTHTNLTHCFLATDVEQVTTQHLEDTEDLTVHILTLDEVKELLETDQIKQAIHAAPLWKYFAENRLI
- the sucC gene encoding ADP-forming succinate--CoA ligase subunit beta, which encodes MKIHEYQAKKLFSDYGIPVERHILCSTPDEAVAAFSQLGEEKVAIKAQVLTGGRGKAGGVKLAGNAEEALRYAENILGMTIKDYPVTRVIVSEAVNIHLEYYISFVIDRNSRSVVLMMSAEGGMDIEDVAHRTPEKIFHFRIDPMIGIPDYLARRYAFTLFDKLSQVNQLAGIIQNMYRLLVGKDASLVEINPLVMTREGVLIAIDAKMTFDDNALYRQPGVLSLFEPTEEEKIEVRAKENGFSYVHIGGEIGCMVNGAGLAMATMDMIKLYGGDPANFLDIGGSSNPEKVIEAMKLLLKDPNVKVVLINIFGGITRCDDVAYGLLKAFEQIENDIPVIVRLTGTNEKEGRDLLCNTRFKVAETMGEATRMAVELSKNSKKG
- the sucD gene encoding succinate--CoA ligase subunit alpha; the encoded protein is MSILINKSTRLIVQGITGRDGLFHALKMKEYGTNVVGGTSPGKGGTEIEHIPVFNTMYDAVQQTQANTSIIFVPARFAADAIMEAADAGIGLIICITEGIPTIDVIKAYRFVQMKGAKLIGPNCPGLISPGESLVGILPGKVFTKGHTGVLSRSGTLTYEVVYHLTANGMGQSTAVGMGGDPVVGLYFRELLEMFENDPDTHSIVMIGEIGGNAEELAAEYIRKHVTKPVVGFIAGQSAPPGKQMGHAGAIISGGTGTAVEKIRAMEEAGIRVASEPSEIPELLSNK
- a CDS encoding SGNH/GDSL hydrolase family protein; translation: MNRDDNFGRLLALLLITLCICLGLYYLPDQLFGQKIKKVDLLSDLRVKTQSLSMDSLRKQLEQPDTLQIDSVALRDSIIRSTGIDSAALALRDSLYNVMYSVQGADSLGTHIEDYSVGHIGLKRFFAALKKGKELKRPVRVAFLGDSFIEGDIVVADLRSALQKEFGGRGVGFVPIASVASQFRPTVEQHSEGWHTWSMLTDHDHGYTLSGMMFEPKGEKASVSVKTTNRYPELQTVSSLKFLYEQNTATRMKLLCNGESDTISELLPTTTEITQYEKKGTFTEASFSFTETDGFRALGVAMEDNSGIVVDNYSLRGNSGIILARLDSARCRSLSKVRPYDLIILQYGLNVVSDSVLHYGWYNSRMTEAVRRVQVCFPEADILLLGVSDRSHQEDGAFETMPAVLALLHTQRQIARKTGIPFWNTFGGMGGENSMVRFVENNWASKDYTHLSFRGGREIATALLKALLLEKEFYDEADKVVN
- a CDS encoding GDSL-type esterase/lipase family protein, with product MMKQTKWLINLSVLSALIAITVGAKNLSPARSSVRDTGMVLQDTLAAPDTVALPSASYKIGVAVDSILLPASDSENEYAPLMDFFAALDSLRAGKDTVVTIVQLGDSHIQAGHYSGRMMRLLQQQFGNAGRGWVAPFKLSKTNEPDDYFISSVAKEWVAGRCIQNNRKAPIGPGGIGIQSVSPSINFDISMAPNNGAGYSFNQAVIYRGEKSMPMLPAGKLKDSIRTTLSTASCAPGVVADTFRISCLADTLQLHSTRRKQGTDNLLPASSFKNVYYGFNLTNGQPGILYHSVGVNGAMFVNYTDENYVRQLALLNPSLLIISLGTNETFGRRFTRNEFAGQIEDFISLVKKQMPHTAILLTTPPECYKRVTVNKKRTYVRNENTERAAKAIIEVARREGLACWDLFAATGGKTSSSKWHKAGLMGRDRVHFTKEGYQEQGLLLYRALMQTYNRYITGNDVR